A stretch of Spirosoma oryzicola DNA encodes these proteins:
- a CDS encoding asparagine synthetase B — translation MEWYVTFRIPIRQIAFSFLLLLVGLVSRAGAVLIPMDDQQSNHLKAYGIAYKVLKDGEDVDWLLNYRGGSFMVKQTQAVETECRVRGVSFEAISDAKAASLKQQLSDPDLNMNVVTLQKAAKIIVYSPIKVSPAEFENTDAVLLVLTYAEIPYEVIYDEEVLKGDLPKYDWLHLHHEDFTGQYGRNMHRQSLTDIKVQEDIARKYGYPKVSQMKLAVAKGIKEFCAGGGYLFAMCSAAETLDIALAADGVDIVSSAYDGDGVDPDAQDKLDFTKTLAFGNFTLEADNGYRGFSTFSDINSANGRGYDQSSGFFELFNFSAKWDVIPSMLTQNHESIIKEFFGQTTAFRKGAVKPSSLVMGEGKTSDRYIYGEVGRGQWTFYGGHDPEGSRGGGFRNPTDLKLHPHSPGYRLILNNVLFPSARKKKRKT, via the coding sequence ATGGAATGGTATGTTACTTTTCGTATTCCGATACGACAAATAGCTTTCTCTTTTCTGTTGCTGCTGGTGGGATTGGTCAGTCGGGCGGGGGCCGTTCTGATTCCGATGGACGATCAGCAGAGTAATCACCTCAAGGCTTATGGCATTGCCTACAAAGTGCTCAAAGACGGCGAAGATGTCGACTGGCTTCTGAACTACCGGGGCGGTAGCTTTATGGTCAAACAAACGCAGGCTGTCGAGACGGAATGTCGCGTTCGGGGTGTTTCCTTCGAAGCCATATCCGACGCCAAAGCGGCTTCACTTAAGCAACAGTTGTCCGACCCCGATCTGAACATGAACGTGGTGACGCTTCAAAAAGCGGCTAAAATCATCGTTTATTCGCCCATCAAGGTTAGTCCGGCGGAGTTCGAAAATACCGATGCCGTTTTGCTGGTGCTGACCTACGCCGAAATTCCCTACGAAGTTATTTACGACGAAGAGGTACTGAAAGGTGATTTGCCAAAGTATGACTGGCTGCACCTGCATCACGAGGATTTTACGGGACAGTACGGACGGAATATGCACCGTCAGTCGTTGACCGACATCAAGGTTCAGGAAGATATTGCGCGTAAGTATGGCTATCCCAAAGTTTCGCAGATGAAACTAGCTGTTGCCAAAGGGATCAAAGAGTTTTGTGCGGGTGGTGGCTACTTGTTTGCCATGTGTTCGGCGGCTGAAACCCTCGATATTGCCTTGGCGGCTGACGGCGTCGATATTGTAAGCAGTGCCTACGACGGTGACGGTGTCGACCCCGACGCGCAGGATAAACTTGATTTTACGAAAACGCTGGCCTTCGGAAATTTTACGCTCGAAGCCGACAACGGCTATCGGGGTTTCTCGACCTTTTCCGACATCAATTCAGCCAACGGACGTGGGTATGATCAGTCGAGCGGTTTTTTCGAACTGTTTAATTTCTCGGCCAAGTGGGATGTGATTCCTTCCATGCTTACGCAGAACCACGAATCGATTATCAAAGAATTTTTCGGGCAGACAACCGCTTTTCGGAAAGGAGCCGTTAAGCCAAGCAGCCTGGTGATGGGCGAAGGCAAAACATCGGACCGGTATATCTACGGTGAGGTAGGACGCGGCCAGTGGACGTTCTACGGCGGTCACGATCCTGAAGGATCACGGGGTGGTGGGTTTCGCAATCCGACCGATTTAAAGCTCCATCCACATTCGCCCGGCTACCGGCTGATCCTGAACAACGTATTGTTTCCTTCGGCCCGGAAGAAAAAACGGAAAACGTAA